The following proteins are co-located in the Shouchella hunanensis genome:
- a CDS encoding UbiA-like polyprenyltransferase — protein sequence MGTAVGSKTKTFMRMIKIEHTIFALPFAFFAMLLGSLVMNGHFPTFVQWFWVTIAMIGARSAAMSLNRVIDATIDKHNPRTANREIPAGLLSKADVWIFIAVSFALLFLAAFNLNLLSVYLLPIAVFFLVFYSYTKRFTWLCHVVLGVTIGIAPLGGWVAVTGELSLMPMLLFGAVLFWLAGFDTVYATQDADYDASNGLYSIPSRFGVAKALLIARGFHVVSFLFFVLLFFYSPLSWLYLIGVLVAGIIMIYQHSIVKKDDLSKVQLAFFPMNGTLSVMLFAFAFVDMLLLRFF from the coding sequence ATGGGAACAGCAGTAGGATCAAAAACAAAAACATTTATGCGAATGATAAAAATCGAACATACGATTTTTGCCCTTCCATTTGCTTTTTTTGCCATGTTATTAGGTAGTCTCGTAATGAACGGACACTTTCCAACGTTTGTACAATGGTTTTGGGTGACGATTGCAATGATCGGGGCTCGAAGTGCAGCGATGTCGTTAAATCGTGTGATTGACGCTACAATCGATAAACATAATCCAAGAACAGCGAATCGTGAAATACCAGCTGGATTACTTTCAAAAGCAGATGTATGGATCTTTATTGCCGTATCGTTTGCCCTTCTTTTCCTTGCTGCGTTTAATCTTAACCTGTTATCTGTTTATCTATTGCCAATTGCTGTATTTTTTCTCGTATTCTACTCTTACACGAAACGATTTACATGGTTATGCCATGTCGTACTTGGTGTGACAATTGGGATTGCACCACTTGGTGGCTGGGTAGCCGTTACAGGTGAACTATCATTGATGCCAATGTTATTGTTCGGTGCCGTCCTTTTTTGGTTAGCTGGTTTTGATACCGTTTATGCCACTCAGGATGCCGACTATGACGCTTCAAACGGATTGTATTCAATTCCAAGTCGCTTTGGGGTCGCGAAAGCGCTTTTAATTGCGAGGGGCTTTCACGTTGTAAGTTTTCTTTTTTTTGTTTTACTCTTTTTCTATTCTCCACTTAGTTGGCTTTATTTAATCGGCGTTCTTGTCGCAGGCATTATTATGATTTATCAGCACTCCATAGTGAAGAAAGATGATTTATCTAAAGTGCAACTGGCCTTTTTTCCAATGAATGGCACGCTTTCCGTCATGCTGTTTGCCTTCGCTTTTGTCGATATGCTGTTGCTACGTTTTTTTTAG
- a CDS encoding demethylmenaquinone methyltransferase, whose product MSQSKEERVHSVFQSIHKRYDMMNSVISLQRHKAWRKDTMKRMAVQKNDSALDVCCGTADWSIALSEAVGDDGRVVGLDFSENMLEVGKEKVKQYGVKNIELIQGNAMDLPFEENTFDYVTIGFGLRNVPDYMRVLKEMVRVTKPGGRIVCLETSQPTIPGFKQLYFFYFKHVMPLAGKLLVKKYDEYAWLHESTLEFPNREKLASMFREAGMINVEVKSYTGGVASMHLGQKPQKDS is encoded by the coding sequence ATGAGTCAGTCTAAGGAAGAGCGCGTACATAGCGTTTTTCAGTCTATTCATAAGAGATATGACATGATGAACTCTGTCATTAGTTTGCAACGGCATAAAGCATGGCGTAAAGATACGATGAAACGAATGGCTGTTCAAAAAAACGATTCTGCTCTAGATGTTTGCTGTGGAACAGCTGATTGGTCCATTGCTTTAAGTGAAGCTGTTGGAGACGATGGACGGGTAGTTGGTCTGGACTTTAGTGAAAACATGCTAGAAGTTGGAAAAGAAAAAGTAAAGCAATACGGCGTAAAAAACATTGAACTGATTCAGGGGAACGCTATGGATTTACCGTTCGAAGAAAATACGTTTGACTATGTCACAATTGGGTTTGGGCTTCGAAATGTGCCGGATTATATGCGAGTCCTGAAGGAAATGGTTCGTGTAACGAAGCCAGGTGGAAGGATTGTGTGTCTGGAAACATCTCAGCCGACGATTCCAGGTTTTAAACAACTCTATTTCTTTTACTTTAAACATGTCATGCCTCTTGCTGGCAAACTGTTAGTTAAAAAATACGATGAATACGCGTGGTTACATGAATCAACGTTAGAATTTCCTAACCGAGAGAAGTTAGCCAGTATGTTTCGTGAAGCAGGCATGATAAACGTTGAAGTAAAGAGTTATACTGGCGGTGTTGCCTCTATGCACTTAGGACAAAAGCCGCAAAAGGACTCGTAG